A section of the Salmo trutta chromosome 4, fSalTru1.1, whole genome shotgun sequence genome encodes:
- the LOC115191811 gene encoding F-box/WD repeat-containing protein 7-like: protein MNQDLLSGGSRRGLGGRRGGPGAQRGNASSSARTPQGQQPGEEADEEEHMNRVVEDQEHQQSRVQPAASAGGEGVEEPWASRENGPRGDGDEEDGGGVPNEVNGGGTKGGRWMWEAERRQQGGDDDEEEEEENNSGSQQGEEEERTEGGERTGREDEEEMDQDSDDFEHSEESGREEEEEEEEGEDGLHSPSTRSDASVPNNNLDQSSGCQHQSSPIKKKVSSSYVCSLCFLYV, encoded by the coding sequence ATGAACCAGGATCTGCTGTCGGGGGGCAGCAGGCGGGGCCTGGGGGGTCGGCGAGGGGGCCCGGGGGCCCAGCGAGGTAACGCCTCCTCCTCGGCCCGGACGCCCCAGGGCCAGCAGCCTGGAGAGGAGGCCGACGAGGAGGAGCACATGAACCGGGTGGTGGAGGACCAAGAACACCAGCAGTCCAGAGTCCAGCCTGCGGCCTCGGCAGGGGGGGAAGGAGTGGAAGAGCCGTGGGCCTCCAGGGAGAATGGACCCCGGGGAGACGGAgatgaggaggatggaggaggagtaCCCAACGAGGTGAACGGAGGAGGGACTAAGGGCGGCCGGTGGATGTGGGAGGCGGAGCGACGGCAACAGGGGGGGGATGAcgacgaggaggaggaagaggagaacaaCAGTGGCAGccagcagggagaggaggaggaaaggacagagggaggagagagaacggggagggaggacgaggaggagatgGACCAGGACAGTGATGACTTTGAGCATTCggaggagagcgggagggaggaagaagaagaggaggaggagggggaggacggCCTCCACTCACCCTCCACCAGGAGTGATGCATCTGTCCCCAACAACAACCTGGACCAGTCCTCGGGATGCCAACACCAAAGCTCACCCATCAAGAAGAAG